One Rattus norvegicus strain BN/NHsdMcwi chromosome 18, GRCr8, whole genome shotgun sequence DNA segment encodes these proteins:
- the Rpl35l1 gene encoding large ribosomal subunit protein uL29-like, protein MAKMKARDLRGKKKEELLKQLDDLKVEMSQLLMAKVTGGAASKLSKIRVVRKSIARVLTVINQTQKENLRKFYKGKKYKPLDLRPKKTRAMRCRLTKHEEKLKTKKQQRKERLYPLRKHAVKA, encoded by the coding sequence ATGGCCAAGATGAAGGCTCGGGACCTGCGCggcaagaagaaggaggagttGTTGAAACAACTGGATGATCTGAAGGTGGAAATGTCCCAGCTTCTCATGGCCAAAGTGACAGGCGGTGCCGCGTCCAAGCTCTCCAAGATACGAGTCGTGCGCAAATCCATCGCCCGTGTCCTCACTGTCATTAAtcagactcaaaaggaaaacCTCAGGAAATTCTACAAGGGAAAGAAGTACAAGCCCCTGGACCTGCGACCCAAGAAGACGAGAGCCATGCGCTGCCGGCTCACCAAGCATGAAGAGAAGCTGAAGACCAAGAAGCAGCAGCGGAAGGAGCGGCTGTACCCACTGCGCAAGCACGCAGTCAAGGCCTGA